In Mytilus galloprovincialis chromosome 1, xbMytGall1.hap1.1, whole genome shotgun sequence, the following are encoded in one genomic region:
- the LOC143044182 gene encoding dual specificity tyrosine-phosphorylation-regulated kinase 2-like, whose translation MSTRVKPLPIQPLSVQRTRSMLTTGDMYSHQTTIDAAQHLPPLTSQTVGGGAHSAHIASGVKVQQLYEDHKHHSHSKHHGQHTGDSSKDSNVVARPSSSAGSIGSKGGSAARRNTAWSPESAMKQFMHKLTSFEHHEIFNFPSVFFVGQNAKKRQGVVGGANNNGYDDDQGSYIHVPHDHIAYRYEVLKVIGKGSFGQVVKAYDHKVAQHIALKMVRNEKRFHRQAQEEIRILEHLKKQDKDNTMNIVHMLEHFSFRNHICITFELLSMNLYELIKKNKFQGFSLQLVRKFAHSILQCLDALYKNRIIHCDLKPENILLKQQGRSGIKVIDFGSSCYEHQRIYTYIQSRFYRAPEVILGAKYGMPIDMWSLGCILAELLTGYPMFPGEDEGDQLACIVELNGMPPQKLLDQSKRARNFISSKGYPRYCTVTTLPDGSTVLNGGRSRRGKPRGPPNSKDLVTALKGCEDPLFSDFMKRCLDWDPSTRMTPGQALRHPWLRRRLPKPPPNEVRTDSASRRKTSTANTASVIISKGPQSGNSSSKGRNPVTYDEMSAPMPPRTKLPQIGSTT comes from the coding sequence ATGTCGACACGAGTCAAACCCCTGCCAATTCAACCACTCTCGGTTCAAAGAACAAGGTCTATGCTGACCACTGGCGACATGTATTCTCATCAAACAACAATAGATGCAGCCCAACATTTACCACCCCTTACAAGTCAAACTGTAGGGGGTGGTGCCCATAGTGCCCATATAGCGAGTGGCGTGAAGGTGCAGCAGTTATACGAAGACCACAAACATCACTCGCATTCAAAACATCATGGACAGCATACAGGAGATTCATCTAAAGATTCCAACGTTGTAGCACGTCCTAGTTCAAGTGCAGGAAGTATTGGGAGCAAAGGTGGTTCCGCAGCGCGACGTAACACTGCATGGAGTCCAGAATCGGCAATGAAACAGTTTATGCATAAATTGACATCTTTTGAGCATCATGAAATCTTTAATTTTCCGTCTGTCTTTTTCGTGGGACAAAATGCAAAGAAAAGGCAAGGTGTTGTAGGAGGTGCAAACAATAATGGTTATGATGATGATCAAGGCTCCTATATTCATGTGCCACATGATCATATAGCATATCGGTATGAAGTATTAAAAGTAATAGGAAAAGGTAGCTTCGGTCAAGTAGTAAAGGCTTATGATCATAAAGTAGCTCAGCACATTGCATTGAAAATGGTCCGTAATGAAAAACGCTTTCACCGACAAGCACAAGAAGAAATTAGAATTTTAGAGCACCTTAAAAAGCAAGACAAGGACAATACTATGAACATAGTTCATATGTTAGAACATTTTTCATTCCGTAATCACATTTGTATTACATTTGAATTACTTAGTATGAACTTGTATGAActcattaagaaaaataaattccaGGGATTCAGTTTACAACTCGTTAGAAAGTTTGCTCACTCAATTTTGCAGTGTTTAGATGCATTGTACAAAAATAGAATCATTCATTGTGACCTTAAACCAGAGAACATTCTTTTGAAACAACAGGGTCGTAGTGGAATTAAAGTAATAGACTTTGGTTCAAGTTGTTATGAACATCAACGTATATACACATACATTCAGTCTAGGTTTTATAGAGCACCCGAAGTGATTCTTGGTGCAAAGTATGGAATGCCTATAGATATGTGGAGTTTAGGATGTATCTTAGCAGAATTGTTAACTGGATATCCAATGTTTCCAGGAGAAGATGAAGGTGATCAATTAGCTTGCATTGTTGAATTGAATGGCATGCCACCCCAAAAGTTATTGGATCAGTCAAAGAGAGCACGTAATTTTATCAGTTCAAAAGGTTATCCAAGATACTGTACAGTTACAACATTACCTGATGGCAGCACTGTACTGAATGGGGGACGGTCAAGAAGGGGAAAACCTAGAGGTCCACCAAATAGTAAAGATCTGGTAACTGCATTAAAAGGATGTGAAGATCCGTTGTTTTCTGATTTTATGAAGAGATGTTTAGACTGGGATCCATCAACCCGAATGACCCCAGGTCAGGCATTGCGACATCCGTGGTTGAGACGAAGGTTGCCAAAACCACCACCAAATGAAGTAAGAACCGACTCTGCTTCACGAAGGAAGACATCAACAGCTAATACTGCAAGTGTAATAATTTCAAAAGGGCCACAAAGTGGAAATTCAAGTAGCAAAGGGCGAAACCCAGTAACTTATGATGAAATGTCGGCTCCGATGCCCCCTCGAACAAAACTGCCACAAATAGGATCAACAACGTAG